A region of the Vibrio tubiashii genome:
CAAACCACGATTGATGAATCACAGGTTCTTGCTAACCCAGAACCTTTCAATGTTGTTTCTACCGTCAACACTAGCGCTTGGTTAGCAGGTCTTCAGCTTAACTACGCTTTCTAAATTTCTCAACGTAAAGAAACGGTTTTCTGAGTCAGAAGGCCGTTTATTATCAATCAGTTCCTAACCTCGCGCACAATTCTAAATGTAACAATGACACTTCGTGGAACTGTCATTTAAGCCTGCTACATTTATACATCTAATTACATATAAATTAACGTCATAAAGGCTTATTATGGGAATCGCATATCACACCTATATTGGTAAGCAGATAACGCATTTACCTAACCTCCCCTGTCGTGCGGCAGGCAATGTTTCGCTCAATACCCCTGTTGGCAACTGTGTTGACCAATTTGGTCGAATATGGTTGGCGGATACCGCACACAATCGAGTTCTCGTCTTCGATAGAAAGATGGACAAGTTGTTAGCTAGCTTTGGCAGTGTTGGTAATGGCAGCCAGCAGTTCAATATGCCCTTTCGCCTGTTACCCCATCCAGATAAACCTTGGATTTACGTCAGCGACATTGCCAACAAACGTATCCATATCCTTGAATACGATCACGCGCTCAACATCCACTCAATCAGCAACTTTGGCAGCGGTGATCCCATCAACTTACAAGGTCCAAACGGATTAGCTTTCTTTCAGGGTAAGCTGTGTGTCGCTGATGAGTTTTACGAAGGTGAAAAAGGTGAAAGCCGGTTAGTGATTTTCAATGAGGAAGGTAAATGGTTAAGAGACATCACAGTCATCGAAGCCAAAGAGCCAGTTCACTTTTTATGGCCTCAGGGACTGAGTTGCGATCTCGACGGTCATCTGTACATTGCGAATACTGGCTTTGCGACTGTAGTTCGCTGTGACTGGGAGGGAAATCCTGTCCCATTCGCGAATGGTAAAACTTATCTAGATGGTATCGATCTCGCTCGCGATGTCTCAATCATTGATAACCGAATCCTTATCCCGGGAGCCAAGCAGTATTCGGTGTCTGTTTACGATATTGATGGCCATTTTTCAGGTAATCTCACCGGCTTCTTTTCACCAATACAAATCACCAAACTTGACCAAAATCGCCTGTTGATCACCGAGCCCATTCTCGCTTCTTTGCAGATTCATCAGATTGACTGGTCAGAATTATCCCCTCAACTGCCTATATCGACATTAGTGGTTGATCAATTGGGCGATGAGCGCGATAAAAAGGGACAGCTGCACTTTGTCACCTCAGTGGCTGGCGATACATCTCCCGTTCCAACAAACAACTCCGAAAGTCGTTACCCTATTATCAGTGAATGGTGGGAAAACCACTTTGAACAGCAAGATAAGTGGCTCAACTCGATCCACCAAATCGATGCGCCTTCATGGGTCTCAATGACCTTAAGTACCCAGATGGAGTGGACGCAAAAATGGCAACAAACCTGGGTACGAATATTCCTTGGCGATAAGTTTGATGACCCAAATCAACTGCTTTGGCTGGTTGACGCCGGTAACTATCAACTGCAAGCGACAGAAAGCACTCAACCCGATGCAGCAAGACCGGGCAGCTTGCCTCTTTTACCCGGATCACTTGGGATCTGTTCTTTAACTCCTTCGTCGCCATTGCTCGGACAGCTCAACCCAGACATACCTTTATTGGTTGTAAGCAATTACATCAGCGGTATTGTGACGATTTATCAATATGATGAGTTAATTGGCGAGCTAGTACCCTTTAGCTATTTTGGAGGTTTGGGTCACCAAGAGTGGCAGTTATTCAAGCCTCAAGGTGTTGCCGTCGATCCAATAAGCCGCGATATCTATATTGCTGATTCTGGCAATAATCGCATTAGTCGTTGGCGACTCAATCAACAAGGAATCGCTGGCTTAGTCACTACCTTTGGTGAAAAAGGCCATGGTGACAATGAATTTTTTACACCAACCGACATCACGATTACACCGGATGGTCAAAAGTACATAACCGATCAAAACAACAATCGCGTGGTGATTTACGATCGTCATGATCAATACGTTGGCAGTTTCGGTCAGCAAGGTTACGGAACGAACAATGACAACTTCCTACTACCG
Encoded here:
- a CDS encoding NHL repeat-containing protein; this encodes MGIAYHTYIGKQITHLPNLPCRAAGNVSLNTPVGNCVDQFGRIWLADTAHNRVLVFDRKMDKLLASFGSVGNGSQQFNMPFRLLPHPDKPWIYVSDIANKRIHILEYDHALNIHSISNFGSGDPINLQGPNGLAFFQGKLCVADEFYEGEKGESRLVIFNEEGKWLRDITVIEAKEPVHFLWPQGLSCDLDGHLYIANTGFATVVRCDWEGNPVPFANGKTYLDGIDLARDVSIIDNRILIPGAKQYSVSVYDIDGHFSGNLTGFFSPIQITKLDQNRLLITEPILASLQIHQIDWSELSPQLPISTLVVDQLGDERDKKGQLHFVTSVAGDTSPVPTNNSESRYPIISEWWENHFEQQDKWLNSIHQIDAPSWVSMTLSTQMEWTQKWQQTWVRIFLGDKFDDPNQLLWLVDAGNYQLQATESTQPDAARPGSLPLLPGSLGICSLTPSSPLLGQLNPDIPLLVVSNYISGIVTIYQYDELIGELVPFSYFGGLGHQEWQLFKPQGVAVDPISRDIYIADSGNNRISRWRLNQQGIAGLVTTFGEKGHGDNEFFTPTDITITPDGQKYITDQNNNRVVIYDRHDQYVGSFGQQGYGTNNDNFLLPTSIDFDHGKLFVSDLVNRAIKVFDQQGQFIDSFSGFGADPSKGQLWMPYLLHAHNHTLYLPDCALNRVNVYKIS